AACATCGGCGCTGACGATATCGCCCCCTTCGACGATCAGGATGTCGCCCGGAACGAGTTGGTCGGCTGGGATCTCGACCGTCTCGCCGCCGCGCCGCACGCGGGCGGTGACCGCGCCCATCTTCCGCAGGGCCTCCATGGAGCGTACGGCCTTGTACTCCATGAAGAAGCCGATCGCCGTGTTGATGGCGATCACGGCAAAGATGGCGGCGGCGTCGATCCACTCCTGCATGACCAGCGACAGAATTGCCGCCGCGGCCAGCAGCCCGACCACCAGACTCTTGAACTGGTCGATCAGAATCTGCCAGGCGGTCCGGCGCTTCATCTCGCGCAGACGATTGCGGCCGTAGCGCCGGAGACGCTCGGCGACCTGCTCGCCGTCAAGCCCCTTCTCGCGTGAAACACCCAACTCCCGGAGCGCGTCGTTGGCGGTCTTGGCCCACGAACCGGCAACGGCGGCAACGTCGTCTTGAGTCATCGGCAACACCCCTTGTAAAATGGAGTGTATTCTACAGGGGTCGGCGCGGCATTACAAATGGTTCTCGTGCGGGAAGGGTCGGCGGGGCTCAAAGTGGTGCGGCAGGAGTCTCGAAAGCGGGCACTATCGCGGCGACGCAAACCGCGCGGCGAGGCTCCTTACGGTCGCCCGCGCATCCTGTCAGTGCGACTGGGACTGGTTGGTGTACGCCCACCAGCAGACGCCGAAGAAGATGATCATGAAGATCAGCGAGTATTCGGTCACGAACCTGAAAATCTGATGCAGAATATCCAACACTTTACACCTCCGGAATACCAGCCTTCGCCTTGGCGCCTCCGTTGTCCGATCATTGTATCCGTACCCCCCTATCAGCCGTCATGTCCATGCAGCACTCCTCAATTAACATACAATACAAAATGGGAAAGATGTCGCTGCGGAAAGAACCTGAAACGCCGCCCGCGACATGCATTACTAATATTAAGTCACAATCACAACAGGGGGCGGATCAGGGGGCCGTCGGGGCGATCCGATCGGCGAGACTCAGACGGTCGCGAATGGGCAGGCGGGTGAGAGCAAAATCGTAGCGGACCGGGTCATCGGGGCGGATTCGCCGAAAGCCATCCGTGATCTCGATCGCGGTCTGCAGATCGGCCGACTTGCGGGCGGTAAAGCCCAGGGCCAGACCGATCCGGTGCATGTGGGTGTCCAGAGGGACCAGCAGGGCGCGAGGCGAAACGGCTTTCCAGCCGCCGGGATCCACGTCGTCGCGGCGGATCATCCAGCGGAGAAAGAGATTGACGCGTTTGCAGGCGCTGCGCCCGGCTGGATCGGGAATCAGGACCTTGCCGTCCTCCTCGATATCCACCAGCAGTTCCTGCATGAACGGGTGCAGCACGCCCGAGACGCACGGCAGATCGCCCGCGATGCACGCCGCCAGGCAACCTTCGATCGAACCGTAGCGCAGGATCGCCTGCCGCACGCCGTAGAGGGTCAGCGCCAGTTCCCGGCCGGTGACGTAACGGTGAATAAAACCGTCGAACGTCCGCCGCAGCGAGGCAAGCGATGAGTCGACGAGAAACCCGTGCGGCGAAGGGCCCATGCGATCCAGAACGGTCCGCACGCTGGACAGGATCTGGGCGACTCGCCCGAAGGCCAGCGAAGACGCGACGAGGCCGACCACCTCGCGGTCGCACAGATCGCGGTATTCGTAGAGGAACTCGAGCGGATCGGGGTGCACGTAACGGCGGTGGTTGTAGGTGCCGTAGAACGTCTCCAGGGCGCCGGGCAGCAGGCAGCGAAGGCACCGCGTGGCCGGTCGTCCGGCGTCGATTCGCGGGCAGGTGCGGGAAGCGGGATGATTCGTCTTGGACTCGCGAACGCGATGTGCTCTAGTAGGCGTCCTGGCGTTCAAGGGGCTCTTCCGTCAGCTTTCCTTTGAATACAAGATGCACCCAGATCTGGTAACCGACGATCAGCGGCACCAGAAGCAGGGTCACGGCCAGCATGATCTTGAGGGTCAAGGGGCTCGATGCTGAATTTTCTATGGTTAAATTATAGGCGGGGTCCAGGCTGGAAGGGAAGATGTTCGGAAAGAGTCCGGCCACGCCGAAGAAGACGACCGCGGCGATGAACCCAGCCGAGGCGAACCATGCCCGCCACCACCGGCCTTTGAGGGCAGAGATCAGGACCATGACAAGGGCGACGACGGCGAGGGCGGGAATGGCGAAGAGGATCGGCTGGGCGACGAAGTTGCCGTAGAGCGGGGTCGCTCGGATCGAAGCCAGCAGGAACGCCACGACGCCCAGAACGACCAGCGGCCAGAGCGCCAGGGCGGCTTTCCGTGCCCGACTCAGGAGCGGACCGTCGGTCCGGGCGGCGATCCAGATCGAACCGTGAAGCGCGAAGATCAGCAAGAAGAGCACGCCACCCAGAAGCGCGTACGGCGTAAGCAGGTCGAGTAATCCCGCCTGCATGCGACCCTCCGCGTCGAAAGGAACGCCGCGGAAAATGTTGGCGAACGCGACACCGAAGAGGAACGCCGCGACGATACTGCTGAGGGAAAAGAGAGTGTCCCAGAGCCCTCGCCAGTGCCGCGAGTCGCTCTGCGGGCGGAATTCGAAGGCCAGGGCCCGGAAGATCAGGGCAAAGAGGATCATCAGCAGCGGCGCGTAGAGGGTGCTGAACATCACGGCGTAGGCGGCGGGAAAGGCGGCGAACGTGACGCCGCCGACCGCGATCAGCCAGACCTCGTTGCCGTCCCAGAACGGGCCGATCGACTGGTGGATGATTTCCCGCTGGCGGTCGGACCGGCCGACCAGGCCCATGACGGCGGCGGCCCCGAGGTCATAGCCGTCGAGCATGAAGTACATCGCCCACAGAAAACCCCAGATGATGAACCAGACGACGAGCAGCGTCACAACCGGCCTCCGTTAATGATGGCTCTCGGATTGGTCAGGAATGCCCCGGCGGACGAAACGGGTGATCACGAACGCCGCGATCAGGCCGGCCAGAGAATAGACGAGGACAAACGCGACCAGCGAGACCGCGACCTGCGAGGCGGCGATGGGCGAAACGGCGTCGCGGGTGCGGACCAGATTGTAGACGATCCACGGCTGGCGGCCGACCTCGGTGACGATCCAACCGACCTGCACGGCGATGAAGGGCAACGGCAGCGAATAGAGCACAACCTTCAGGTACCGCCGGGATTCGGCGATCCGCCGCCAGCGGAGTAAACCGAAAAAGGTCAGGATAGGAAAGTAAAAGCCCAACAAGACCATCAGCCGAAACGAGTAGAACGTCAACGCCACCGGCGGCCGATCCTCGGGCGGAAAGTCCTTGAGCCCTTTGACCACCGCGCTGGGATAGTAGTAGGCGAGGATCGACAGGGCGCCCGGAATGCGGACGAGATTGACGATGTTGCGTTCGTTCTCCACGTCGGGAATCTGGAACAGCACCATCGGCGCCCACGACTCGGTCTCCCACTGCGCCTCCATCGCTGCGAGTTTGGCCGGCTGTTTGGCCGCCACGATCTTGGCGTGAAAGTCGCCCTCCGCCGCGACGATCACGGCGTTGATGAACGTAAAGACCAAGGCGACCTTGAAGGCGTACGTGAACAGCTCGACGTGGTGGCGGCGGAGAATCTGGTAGGCGCTGACCGCCAGGACGAAGAACCCCGCCACCACGAACGCAGCGGCCACCGTGTGGATGACCTCGAGAATG
The Phycisphaerae bacterium genome window above contains:
- a CDS encoding cytochrome ubiquinol oxidase subunit I — translated: MDVVMLSRLQFAAATMFHFIFVPLSMGLAVLIAIMETRYVRTGDQNLKRLIKFWGKIFIATFVVGVVTGLTLEFQFGTNWSRYSAFVGDVFGSLLAIEVLATFFLESTFIAVWIFGWDRVSPRVHLAAIWLVAIAAVNSAFWILTANAWMQNPVGYVIRNGRAELVDFLHVIFQWFAILEVIHTVAAAFVVAGFFVLAVSAYQILRRHHVELFTYAFKVALVFTFINAVIVAAEGDFHAKIVAAKQPAKLAAMEAQWETESWAPMVLFQIPDVENERNIVNLVRIPGALSILAYYYPSAVVKGLKDFPPEDRPPVALTFYSFRLMVLLGFYFPILTFFGLLRWRRIAESRRYLKVVLYSLPLPFIAVQVGWIVTEVGRQPWIVYNLVRTRDAVSPIAASQVAVSLVAFVLVYSLAGLIAAFVITRFVRRGIPDQSESHH
- a CDS encoding TIGR02757 family protein codes for the protein MLPGALETFYGTYNHRRYVHPDPLEFLYEYRDLCDREVVGLVASSLAFGRVAQILSSVRTVLDRMGPSPHGFLVDSSLASLRRTFDGFIHRYVTGRELALTLYGVRQAILRYGSIEGCLAACIAGDLPCVSGVLHPFMQELLVDIEEDGKVLIPDPAGRSACKRVNLFLRWMIRRDDVDPGGWKAVSPRALLVPLDTHMHRIGLALGFTARKSADLQTAIEITDGFRRIRPDDPVRYDFALTRLPIRDRLSLADRIAPTAP
- the cydB gene encoding cytochrome d ubiquinol oxidase subunit II, whose translation is MTLLVVWFIIWGFLWAMYFMLDGYDLGAAAVMGLVGRSDRQREIIHQSIGPFWDGNEVWLIAVGGVTFAAFPAAYAVMFSTLYAPLLMILFALIFRALAFEFRPQSDSRHWRGLWDTLFSLSSIVAAFLFGVAFANIFRGVPFDAEGRMQAGLLDLLTPYALLGGVLFLLIFALHGSIWIAARTDGPLLSRARKAALALWPLVVLGVVAFLLASIRATPLYGNFVAQPILFAIPALAVVALVMVLISALKGRWWRAWFASAGFIAAVVFFGVAGLFPNIFPSSLDPAYNLTIENSASSPLTLKIMLAVTLLLVPLIVGYQIWVHLVFKGKLTEEPLERQDAY